The Thalassotalea sp. LPB0316 nucleotide sequence TTGAGTACTCTTTACCGTCTATCCAGATGTGTTCAACCTTAGTGCTCAATTCAAATGGGTCTGCGCTCCAAAGGACTAAATCCGCTTTTTTACCAACCGCAATCTCACCAGCGTCAAGTCCAAAAACTTCCGCGACAGTTGATGTAATTGCCGCAAGTGCTTGCTCTGGCGTTAAGCCATTAGCAATCGCGTTACCTGCGTTGTAGCGCAATTGATACATATTGTGTGTATCACCACCGGTGGTAATCACTACTTTAACGCCTGCATTAATTAACTTAGCAGCGTTATCAAGTGAGTTATTTAACGCGTCAAAACTCGATGGTAGGTTTTGCATAGCATCAATGATCACGGGGACATCTGCCTTAGCCAGCTCATCAGCAACAACCACGGCGTCGGCAGCACTGACAATGGCTAAGTTTAAGCCAAAGGTTTGTTTTAGCTTGATAATGTTTAACAACTCACTTGCTCGATCTGCGTAAACAACCATCAGCTTTTCGCCATCAAGTAATGACTTGAGCACTTGCTCATCGCGTTTTAGCTCATCACCTTTTTTGTCGTCTTTCTTTGCTTTTTCCAGCTTGGCTTGGAAATCTGCTAGCTTGTCGGTGAGCTTTTGTAAGTTGGTTGCACGTGAGCCTTTGCTTTCAGCGCCTAACTCAACGTAAACGGCATTGTTGGCCACGCGAATACTGTCAAACTCACCTGATAAATCCGTGTAAAACGTTTGCCCTTTAAACAAGCTATCGCCACCGCGAGGTGACACCACACTCGAGGTAATACCGCCTTTGCGCGTGTACGCAATAACCGTTGATTTAGGGTTATACGCTAAGCTCGGATCAAACGTAATACTTGCGCCTTTATCACCAGCATCACGGCTGCGAGAAACAGCACCAACCTCAACAAGCCCAAGGTTATTCATCACGCTAATAATACCCGGCGTTAAATTTTTACCTTGCGCATCAATAACTTTGTCAGCATTTGCTGCAGACGGATTAATTGCAGTGATGACGCCATCTTCAACTAAAATGGTTGCATTCGTTAATACACCTTGCTCGTTAGCGGTATGCACGGTTGCATTAGTAATGGCTAAACTCTCTGCATTTGCCCAAGTAGAAGTTGCTGCAACAGCTAATGCCAATAATGATGATTTAAATAATTTCATGAGGCAGCTCCTTATTCTTGACCTAGTAAGAAATCGCTTTTCGCTTGATATTTTTCATCAAAGCGATCGTAAACTTTGGCGCCGTCAAGAAACACTTGCTCAGCTTGTGCGTAGACACTAAATGGGTTTTGGTTCCACAAGACAACATCGGCTTTCTTGCCAACTTCTAAGCTACCGGTTTCAGACTCAATACCGAGTGATTTCGCTGCATTGTAAGTGATCCACTTGATCGCATCTTGCTCTTTCAAACTAAAACCATTTTCATTTGCGCGGTACATAATTTTACCGGCTTCTTGGTTTAGGCGTTGAATCGTTGATGATGAATCTGAGTGAACAATGGCACATGAATTTGGCTTGCCGTCAACAATCGCGACATTCTCTAAGGTCATGTCGTATGCTTCCATTTTAAAGCCCCACCAATCTGGCCACATCGCTGCACAGTTGCCGTTTTCAGCAAGTAGATCTGCTACTTTGTAGCCCTCTACCGCATGGTGGAAAGTCCCCGAGTGGTAGTTAAATTCTTTGCCTAAGTCGATCATCATTGCCATTTCCTCTGCTTTGTAGCAGTGGTTGTGGATCATGATCTCGCCCTCTAAGACGCCGACAAGTGTATCTAACTCAATATCGCGCGCTGGTGGTGTTGGGTTTTTACCTGCATCGTAATCGGCGTTGTACTTATCCCATGCGCGCTTGTATTCTTCTGCTTCAGCCCACGCCATGCGATAGCCGGCCATATTGCCCATACGCGTTGATGGTGCGACTTTTTTGCCACCGTAAACGCGTTTAGGGTTCTCACCACAAGCCATTTTTAAACCATATGGCGCATCGGGAAACTTCATCCCTTGCATAGTGTGACTCGGCACGTTACGCAATGTTACGCCACGACCACCAAATAAGTTAGCTGAGCCAGGTAAAATTTGTAACGTAGTAATACCACCGGCACGTGCGGCTTGAAAGCCAGGGTCTTGTGGCCAAACACTATGCTCTGCCCATACTTCA carries:
- a CDS encoding amidohydrolase family protein encodes the protein MKLFKSSLLALAVAATSTWANAESLAITNATVHTANEQGVLTNATILVEDGVITAINPSAANADKVIDAQGKNLTPGIISVMNNLGLVEVGAVSRSRDAGDKGASITFDPSLAYNPKSTVIAYTRKGGITSSVVSPRGGDSLFKGQTFYTDLSGEFDSIRVANNAVYVELGAESKGSRATNLQKLTDKLADFQAKLEKAKKDDKKGDELKRDEQVLKSLLDGEKLMVVYADRASELLNIIKLKQTFGLNLAIVSAADAVVVADELAKADVPVIIDAMQNLPSSFDALNNSLDNAAKLINAGVKVVITTGGDTHNMYQLRYNAGNAIANGLTPEQALAAITSTVAEVFGLDAGEIAVGKKADLVLWSADPFELSTKVEHIWIDGKEYSTQSRSDKLRDRYMATSDMPRAYTK
- a CDS encoding amidohydrolase, yielding MQKFVPTLLVAGISLALTACMQSETQDPRVTINKNPYPSTYQVLPSTATLLKNATVLTGTGERLDNTDVLLVDGKISKIGQDLTADNATTIDASGKWVTPGIIDVHSHLGVYPSPSVESHSDGNEAISPNTSEVWAEHSVWPQDPGFQAARAGGITTLQILPGSANLFGGRGVTLRNVPSHTMQGMKFPDAPYGLKMACGENPKRVYGGKKVAPSTRMGNMAGYRMAWAEAEEYKRAWDKYNADYDAGKNPTPPARDIELDTLVGVLEGEIMIHNHCYKAEEMAMMIDLGKEFNYHSGTFHHAVEGYKVADLLAENGNCAAMWPDWWGFKMEAYDMTLENVAIVDGKPNSCAIVHSDSSSTIQRLNQEAGKIMYRANENGFSLKEQDAIKWITYNAAKSLGIESETGSLEVGKKADVVLWNQNPFSVYAQAEQVFLDGAKVYDRFDEKYQAKSDFLLGQE